AACCTGATGGGGTCGTACATGCCAATGTCCTACTTCGCGATGATAACTTTGGTTCTGATAGCGATCTACGTCGTGCTGTTCGCGCTCGTACCCGAATCGCCTCACCACCTGTTGCGCGTCGGAAAACTCGAGGAGGCGACGAAGGCATACCAATGGTACCACCGCGGAGTCGAGATTAAGAAGGAAATGGAAATTCTTAAGGATTACGTGTTCGCTTCAAAGTCGACCTCGTTTAGGGACCGTCTTCGTGAGTTCAACGCCCCGCAGAACAGGAGAGCCGGTTTCATAATCATCGTCTTATTCATGTTCATGCACCTCAGCGGAACGAACAGCCTCCTCTTCTACATGGAGATAATATTGACCAGAGCCGAGGTCAAGGCGATCGCTCCATCCTCGGTCGTCGTTATCGCAGGTGCCCTTTCGATCGTGACAGGGTGGCTTGCCATGTACTTGATCGAGAGGTCGGGACGTAGGTTTTTACTCATCATTTCGAGCGTTGGAGTTTTCGCTGCAATGATGTGCTTGGGACTGCAATTCGCTCTGCTCGATTACCAGCCTGACGTTCCCGTCATGGAGTGGCTGCCCATCGGATCGATGATGGTGTACCAGGTCTTCTACTCCGTTGGTATCATGATCATTCCCAGTGCGGTGCTCAGCGAGCTCTTCCCCGCGAATCTGAAGAGCATGGCAGCGTGTGGCGCGGGCATATCGTCCGGGGTCTTTGCTTTCGTCTCCAGCAAGACGTACCAACCGATGGTTGACGCCATGGGCGAGGAGTACGTCTTCTGGCTCTACGGGTTCATCGCCGTACTCGCCGTACCTTTCGCCATCTTCACGATGCCGGAAACCAAGGGGAAATCTCTGCAGGAAATCCAGGAGATACTGACGGACAGTGTGACGCATGGGAAGTCCGAACACGCGAAGGGGATGAAAAACGAGGAAGTTTGAACTAATTGATGACACTGATATTTGTTGGCTACGATATTCACCACCGTTATACCTCACAAACATCCAAAAATTGTTTCCGAAAGCCATGTGACTTTGGTTACAGCGTATATTACGCAATTTTTGGGGTTCAATAGCCGGGCTACACGGCTCAAAAGTAGAACGCTGAGTTCGGTTCTCAAGACACGAACTGAAAATACCGCAAGAAATGGTCACCTCTCCAATGACAAGCGGAAGCTTTGTAGTTTCGGATACCTAAGTGTATAGTAAGTTATTCGAATAGACAAATATAGGATAGTTGAATATCAGTCAAATTAGTTTGACTGGTCAACCCGTAACTTTGCACGTCTtatcaataaaaatgaagacaTTATGAAGTTTCTAACTGCGTTTCAATCATGAAGATGTGTAATCAGTTAGTAATATGTTACGAAGTAACGAGGACAAGAATAAATGGAATTTGGTATTTCGAGAGTAAATATTACTGGTCAGTGTTTGATCCGTTTACACAATTGTTTTATAACCTAAGTAAGAATTGCTCATTGAAGGGTTTACGAATGGTTATGGTATAAATGAATGATTAATTAAGACAAGAACTTTTCACTGATGATGCAACAATGTTTACTCAAGGCAATATATATCATTAAGCCTAGGATATGACACCTTTGCTTTGCCACACAAGGACTTGATCCTACCTATAATAACATACCTTGCAGCGTGGCATCTCCAACGCTCATCGCGGATCCAGATGCAGAATCGAAAAGacgctcacaatcagtcagTAATCTTATACGAGTAAATcgcgaatgaaacaaaatcgagttttatttataaagaaattttgtttcgatacgactgaaaaatcataaaatactCTTGTTTCGGATCACCCGTTTTTTCTTAGATTTAATTTTGATTGGCGTGTGACCAATGTTATATGATTGTTCGATCTGAATGTGAAACATGAATAAATGCAATTTATTGTCCAAACATGCGGTGAATTTGTAAGGAAGATGTTCTCTGTTTCACCCACCCAACCCTGATACAGATAATTAAATTGATTTAACGATCGAAAAAAACGTTGCGCTATTTGAGAAAAGTTCAGATATTAAAATCATGTACGAACGATAGGGGGAAGTCCCGTAATGCCGGACAGCATCTAGTACCGGACACACATAGTATATCCCAGAGTCAAAACAGTATCTACAGTTTTCTTGCCTGATTCGAACATGTGCAATGGACGTAGCGATGGGGGTATATACCGCATGCAGCAGCGTGTATTCGTGCGTTGCCGAGAGTCAGTTAACGTTCAAGTCTGCATAAATTTGCGTCACACCTCATTTTCACAtacttatattttgaaaaattagtggTTCTGTTGTTTTGTTTGTCCTCTGGGACGTTTGTTGGTATGTATTCTTTCAAACAATGTCCAATGAAAGTTGATATATTGCGAACGAGCACATATTTTATCATTCACGCGTGCATTACGTGTCCTTAATACCGGACACTTGATTTGTCCTCCAGTACCGGacatccatttttttctcatatttttgttACTTATACAAAACTTGCTCCTACTTATTTTAGTGATATTTTACCATAACTAACCAATCGAAAATAATCAAGAATGGAAAATGGTCCGAAGAAAACACGAAAAAGGCAATTCAAAAGATCTTGGGTGGAAATATGACGGGTAGAGAAGCTGCGCTGAAAGATACACTATCAAAAATACCATGCATGGctcaaatttcaaagaacTAGTGCATGAGGTGTGCACAGATATTTCTGAGTTCTATGGCCGATATGTTTGCGAACATTGCAAGATTTATTAATGATTTCTTTCCAGTCGTACTATCAGTGTCCGGTACTAGGTGCCTCTTTTCTGACTTACTGGTTTTTACtaataaatacaataatattttttacttagtTTAACGTTAAATGACAATTCACAAAGTTACTATATCATTCAAAATACTCCAAAGATGAACATAACAATAAAAACCATTATGTTTTCACGTAGGTTGGGATTTTATTAACGAATAACCTTATGCGTCCGGCACTAGGGGACTTCCTCCTACTGCAGACAGGGAATACGAGTTTTTCTATCATGTCATTTGCTAATCATATTTacagataaaattttaaatgaaactttATCAGGGAAAGAGAGGATTTCGATTTCCTTGATGAACTGATATTGCCTACAATCTATTTGATCGGAGCATATCGCACGACGCGCGACTTGCGAATATTCGACATACGGAATTAGATTCGGTAATTTTATCTTATCTAAGAGACAAACAATCGTTATAAAAGTCACGGCATTTCGGAATCATATGTTAGTCCTCTTGCCACAGACGTCGAATGAACTAGCGTCGTTCAATGTCTAGTGCCGAAGTGTTGAATTATGGCTTTCATCAGGAACATTAGTTGGTTAGAAAACGTTCTTTGGCTGCAATGGTTCGCCGCAGCGACAGGTTAGTAAAATATAAtcgataattaaattataacaaatgaattaaaatacatTTCTTTCAAATCGAGTGGTTCTACAATTTGTAAGAAATActtctttttctcaattttgatTCATAGTTAACGAATTACGCGAAAAGGTGATATTATAATCGGAGTCAAAATCGTTCGCATAACTTGTAACACATCCAGAATAACGTT
The Neodiprion fabricii isolate iyNeoFabr1 chromosome 1, iyNeoFabr1.1, whole genome shotgun sequence DNA segment above includes these coding regions:
- the LOC124177200 gene encoding facilitated trehalose transporter Tret1-like, which codes for MVYVPSILPVRILWPQWVGSAGATLVTIVAGLVAGWSSPYLAKLLADDSPLPITDSEASWIASLINVGRFVGGILTAVSIEYFGSRKTMFLIGFPSALGWIFIILANHVMWLYAARVLCGIGMGMTFGAFPIYIGEISDSYIRGALVTLAMNGGAVGNFLGNLMGSYMPMSYFAMITLVLIAIYVVLFALVPESPHHLLRVGKLEEATKAYQWYHRGVEIKKEMEILKDYVFASKSTSFRDRLREFNAPQNRRAGFIIIVLFMFMHLSGTNSLLFYMEIILTRAEVKAIAPSSVVVIAGALSIVTGWLAMYLIERSGRRFLLIISSVGVFAAMMCLGLQFALLDYQPDVPVMEWLPIGSMMVYQVFYSVGIMIIPSAVLSELFPANLKSMAACGAGISSGVFAFVSSKTYQPMVDAMGEEYVFWLYGFIAVLAVPFAIFTMPETKGKSLQEIQEILTDSVTHGKSEHAKGMKNEEV